Genomic DNA from Setaria italica strain Yugu1 chromosome V, Setaria_italica_v2.0, whole genome shotgun sequence:
ACAAAAAAAGGTGCCATGAATCTTAAGTTTTCAATTGTTCTTCCATGGCAATTGCATTTCTCTAATGCCCTTGTAAGACGTAAACACAAAATTTGTTCAttggtttttttttcccagCTCAGGCTGCAATCTCAACGAAACCAATCATCATTCTTGTGTAGGTGAGCAGTTTTTAACATATCTATTTTATAACTCAGTTCTTGTAGGTGAAGAAGAAAGTCTGGAATAAACGCACGGAACTAAAAAAATATAAGCAGAGACTACAAAATACAAAGCTTTCAGGGAGCCAGATAAACTATTTACACAAAAAATGCCAAAAAACAGAGCTTCCCAAGACACCTTCTCAGACCACAACATCACAAGCCAAGCACGATTCAGGAAAAAAAACGAAGCACCATAGAAGCTCCTGCTTTCTGTAGCTACCCAACCAAGAAGCATGACCCAATGCACATAATCTAGAAGGTGATTATCTATAATAGCCACATCACTTTAAAGCAACCAATCTTGTATCCTACTCAAATTAGACATCTATACTGCAAGATAACAAAAGTGGTAAATTAACATTCAGAAAATGCATTGCTAATATAGAACATTCACAGCGACTTTGGACAATTCACAAATAGAGTTAACATGGACTGCAGTTACAATGACATGAACTTTCAATTGCTGAGAAAATACATACTTGTTCCTCCACTTTCAAGAGTTTAGCAAAGAGCTTTACTGGGCTGCATTCTTTAGTAAACATTTTTAAGCCCCTACAAACCAAAAGCTGATGTTGATTCTCTACAAGAATTACAACAAAAAACAATGCAGTGCAAATTGCTGTTCTAGCACTCTGAAGCTCTAAGGATCGCAGAGCAGCCGAGCCGATAAACCAAGAGTTCTGGACTGCCCACGCTGATCTCACCCTCCTAAGCTGACATTCTAACGTAGAGTCAACTATATTATCTTTTCTGTGTAAGATTGACATTGAACTGCACCATCATTATTTTGACCCTCTGCAAAGATAAGGCAACATGTGAACCTATCCACTTTCTAGAATCAAGACCATTCTACATTAAATCTCCTTTTCTTACACAGGAAGCATATCCAAAGTTAACTTGTCACCTCTCTAATTTCATTCAACATACAAGCATGCACAACAGAAATCTAGATGACTCAACCATAGCATGAAGAACCTTGCCTAAATGAGGTCAATTGAATCTTAGCAAAATGTAATTGTATCAATGTTCCTAGTGGAGCAAGGAAGTACCTTGTAAACTGCAATAACACCAAGCTACAGATAGCAGCTGACAGACTCTCCTTGCAACAGGAATAGAGAGAATATGTAAGTGCAGTTCAGCTAGAGCAAAGGAACTTGTCAACTTCAAGCATAAAGGGGATGAAAAAAATATGGGAATCACTGTGCTCTAAACGAAACACCAAATATATCGCATATGAAAGAAGAAAGGAGTCCCTCAAGCACTCCTATCCTTCAAAGAAAATGCAGGGATAAGCAAACAATCTTATCCAGATACAAGACATCTCAAGTTAGTGACATTTTTTTTACCATTAATATACTTGGAGGCCAATTACAATTTTCCACAGGATTTCAGTGGTGCAATGACTGATGAAAATATTAGAGGCAGGTTAATATCAAATGTTAAAACAGAATTGAATTGATTCAGTCATTAAGGCTACGCAGTATACTCCACTTACCAGGATTTGAAGAATGGCATGAAAGGGACTTGCCTTTCCTGTTCCCCACACTCTATATCATAACCTGATATAGAACAATCATAGTGAGATTTTGCATAAGGCAAATAATTCACAAGGTACCATGATAGTGTACTAAACAAGCTGTGGTTGTTGCATTTCAGTTTGATCACCCTATGCAGCCAGTATGTGGAATTCCTCCTACGTAAGTATCACATACGGATTGCAATTTAGTCAGAAACGTACACGTACATACCTCGCCTAAGGATTGACTTTTATGCTAGATATTCTCTTTTGAACCACTGCAAGTGAAATTAACTTGATCGAGCACACAATGAAGATTGCATTGCTGTGAGCAACCTAATCAGATGTAAGAAGAGCACGACGTCAGATTGGATTGGATAAGTTGCTCTCAATATATCCAAATCTTAAATGAAACTGTGGAAGGATGGTGGACGGGCCAAACTGACCTGATTTCCCAGGGTAGCGGCCTTGACGGCCGCAGCAGCGGATCTGGTCCACCTCCACCAACCGCGCCTCGACGTGAAGCCTCTTGATGTTCTGCGCGAGGGCGTCGCATGTCGACGAGGCATCAAGTCGGCGAGCCCACCCGCGGCCAcgacggggagcggcggcgcgggccgagcagctcctccggccgccgcgcggcggcggaccgtTCCTGCCGCGGCCACATCCATCGCCTCGCCTCCCACAGTCCCACTCCGCACCAgcgaaatttttttatttctatatttttttattttagtattttatggcctaataaaaaatttgcaaatCTATACTTCTACTGCTATTTGAAACCACGAATCCAGCTGCCACCAATTGAACCACTGGTAAGTTCTCCTGGGTAATATACTTTCaataaattataactaatttaTATGAACTCGAACGGAGataaaatttatatgaaaatatcGAGATGTACGAGTCGATTATTTAAGCACCAAGATAATATCAAATGAAAATTTTTGAAATAGATCTCACTACAATTTTAATTTATCTCTATTCAAgtttatatgaattagttataaatttttttgaaagtgCAGCGAGGGAGGGAACTCGCTGCCGGTTCAACTTACGGGTTTAACTGACGGCCTTCCGTCGTTTCCAGCGACTGgtatttgcaattttttatttaaccatatatttttgcaaaatattaaaataaaaaataaaaaaaatcccgcGCCAGCACCAAGCGATAAGATAAACGTTCACGGCCCAAATAGGCTCCGCCGCAGCCCGCAGGCTTCGCAAGAAGCCAAGAGCCCAAATAGGCTCCGCCGCAGCACGCAGGCATcgcaagaagccaagaaccTCTCTGGCCCTCTCTCCGACTCTGTCTCGCCGCAAaccccacacggccacacccgCCGTCGTTGTTACGCCcccatggccatggcctcccccgccgccgcctcccgcgcccgccgcctctTCAGCATCTTCTCCTCCACCACTCCACGCGCTCAAGCACCCAAGCCCGCGCTCGCTCCAGCGCcttcgcccgcgcccgcgccggcggccgcgccggacCAGAATGCGGCagccggcgaggcggaggcggaggcaaaACCCAACGCGGGGCACAACCGCCGGAAGCGCCTCGCCAAAATCCTGCGGGTCATCTTCGAGGAGCGCAATCCGGACAAGCTGGTATCCCAGTTCATCGCCGCGTCGACCGCATCCCCACGCTTCCGCGACAACCACCGCGTGTACGAGGTGGCCGTGTCCCGCCTCACATCCTTCGGCCGCAACGACGCCGTCGCGGCCCTCCTCGACTCGCAGAAGCCCTTCCTCAAGGCCTCCAGCGAGGACTTCGCGGCGCGCCTCGTCCGCCTCTACGGCCGCGCCTCCATGCCGTCCCACGCCGCTGCGACCTTCCTTGACCTTCCCCAGAAGCACAAGTCCGTCACGGCCTTCaacgccctcctcgccgcctaCGTGGACTCAGGCAACTTCGACATGCTCGTCGCCGCGTTCCAGGTGATCCCATCTTTACATCCTAACGCTATCCCAAGCGAATAATCTTACAGCATACTCATCATCGGCGTGCTGTGCAGAAACCCGGCCTCTCGACCGCCCTCGACGTCATCCCGCTCATGGAGAAGTGTGGTCTTACCCCCGATGGGATGTCTTTCAACAGTCTGCTTAATGGGTTTTACAACAATGACCGTTTTGATGATGCCGAGAAAGTCTGGGAGATGATGAAGGACAGGAATGTTGAGCCGAACACAAAGAGCTATAACGCAAAGCTGCGGGGTCTGGTTGCCAATGGAAGGATTGAGGATGCAGTTGCTTTAATTGAGGCGATGCAGAAGGATGGGCCTAAACCTGATTCAGTGTCCTACAATGAGCTGATTCGAGGGTATTGCAAGGAAGGGAGGTTGGGTGAGGCCAAGAAGGTATATGATGATCTGGTAAAGAATGAATGTGCACCGAACAAGGGGACATTTGAAACTCTCGTACCACATTTTGTGGAGGCTGGGGAGCTTGATCTTGCTCTAGATTGCTGCCATGAGATCTTTAGTAGGAAGTGCAGAGTGAAATGCTCATTGCTGCAGGGGGTAGTGACTGCATTGGTTGCTGCATCTAGGGTGGAGGAGGCTACCAGGATTGTAAAGCTTGGGTGGAAGAACAACTATCCTCCAAGGGGTTTGAAGATGCCAGAACTTATTGAGAAAGACAAAGCTGTAGAAGCTGAAACCGATTGCGATAATTTTCTACCGTATGAAGAGGGGAGCGAGGAGGAATTGGAGTCTAAAACTGCTTGAGGGTCTCATGAGGATATACATTCGTAGAATCGTAGGTTAGCCATTGATGTGTCATGATGCTATGCTGATGCACACGGTGCCTGCTTTACTGTTTTGTTGGTCTGATAACAGAGGTGCATTTAAAACTGCAGTCCTCTAATACTTAAATAAGATAgtggttatttttcttttgtgctACAATATGCTTAGGGGGAAAAACATCTATAATTTCTTAGAGTATATTTGTAGTAATTGCTTGTGTTGCCTAGAATGTCTATCTTGAGAATTGAGAATTTTTGTCACATGGCAAGAGAAGTGTTAACTTTTAgatttaatgcctttttgttCTGTAACCATTCTTAAAGGTAATGTTTTATCATTGATTGCATTTGGAGGAGTTTTGTGGTGCATCTGAATCATAATGGACTGTTCGTTGGTAGCAATCCTATGAGTAAGTTTAAAGTACCAATGTAAAAAGGTATTTAATTTGGTCTATTATTATACCACTGTTCTATTTGACAAGAAAATAAACATATACTCCCTAATTGACGACTTCGAGTTTGCTATGGTATCTGGACATTTCATATCTCATGGGAGGCTTGGACTTACTTTTAGATCAGCCTTTGTTTTTTTGTTACTAGCGTCATAGTGTGTCAAGCTAGAGGCTTATATTTTCCACTCCACTGCAGAACTGATTCATTTATATTCACgcccattttttttcttactttGATCAGATCATCTTATTTCCTCATGTAACTTGCCATTAGAACAACGAATTGACAAGTATTACTGGATGGTGCACTAATTACCAGTTTGTCACACTTTAGATTAAGGTCTTAGACTAGAAATCTGGAGGCGCGGCAACATCTTTGAGCTGGCTAGTGGTAATTTTGCGTGGGGTCCAAAAGATTTAGAATTTGACGGAGAAACGATATAGTAGTACACGTTTTGTCGTACAATGAATGGGGGCTGGCTGTGCACTCTGTATGAGGGGGGAAATGTGGCACAAAAAGATCACCTAATTCCATACAAAATCTCCATGCAGTGGCATATGGGTGATGCCCAAGATCTTTGCAATGATCTTGTTTCTTCACGGCTTTATACTTGTAGTATTGTCCAAACTACATAAACGATGTAAGATCCTGCTATTAGTAAAATGTGTTGTACCCTACATGGACTTCAAGCCTATGAGAACACGATGAAAGTGCAATATGTGAATAAGAACACAGGCACACAGCCATTCATCAAAATATAGAAGTCTGAACTGAGAAGGCATTGACTAAGCTGGTTAGTTTGGATGTATTTCACTTGAAAGCAGACTCCAGTTATCCCGCACGCATACTAGCCTGAAACCATGTGCAGTCAGCTTTCCTGCAGTATAGTATTACTAGCAGATAATGCAAATGCTCTATTTGAAGATATCCTGTGGTGAGCAATGATCCACCACGGCTAGTGGAAGATTGGACTTGAAGTTCAGGAATCCGATCAATGCACCCAAGCAAATTTTTTGATCGTACAGAGAAGAGCGGCACCAGGCCAACAGCGGCCATGGTGCCACTGCTAAGAGCTCGAGAGTATCAGTCTCTCAGACATTTTACATCAAGCGTTTGGTGAGCAGTAACTGTTGAGGGTGAGCAGAGCAAAGGAACAGAGAGGAAGCCACAGCTTGCAGCGCGCTCCCTTACCAGTCTCGCCGGACTGGAGATGAGAAATTGATTGTAGCAGGGGAGGAGCCATGTTGTCTTCCTTCAATTTGCCCCCTTATCAGCGTTCGCTGCCTCCctgtttcctcctcctcttgtgGCTGCATAGCCAGACGCCGCGGGGACGCATCACCTTATGGGCTCGTCGCCGTGCGCAGCCCCGAGCAGCTGTCGTGGCCTCGCATCCTCGTTCTCAGTGGAGGGGGCCCTGGCTTCGGGTTCCTTCGCGTCGGGCTGTGGGAATGGCTTCTCCAtgctgctcttcctcctcgGCATCTTAAGCAGCGACGATGGAGGCGAGGCGCGGGGCGTCGCCTGGATCCGCCTCGGCGCCATGCTGTACGGGAATGGGAGTGGGTCGTGCTGCTCGACTGACGACTGCTGGCAAAGCCAGGGACGGCCATAGCCAGGTCGTGCGTCATCAGGAAAGGTCGGGAAGGTGCTTGAGGTGGACGGCTGGACCCACTGGACCGACGGCTCGATTTGAACTGACAGTAGATCTAACGGAGGATATTTGCTGCCGACGTGGCCCAATTCCTGGCATGAGCTTGAAGGCAGAATTCGGACATTAAAGTAAAGATGCAACAGTTAATGATAATGAGGGGAATGCAAATGCACTCCCAGAATTCGGGGCATTTTATAAGGCTTGCCTGGAGGAAAACCACACGGTGGCACACAGACGCTGACTGAAGAAATTGGATGCGTGGTCTCCGTCGGATAGCTGACGAAGAAGCACTCCCACAATTTGTCTACGGACCAAGCTACAGACAATCAGTTTAAATAACTACCCGTTATCCAATGGCAGTTAGCGGCAAATGTCCAATATGCAACATCATCAGCATGTCAGGTTCAGTTTCTGGGATCGTATCATTATCTGAACTGGGAAGAGATTTAGAAGGCAAAGGTGGTTGTACAGATACTTAGAAATGCGGGATGCATGTTTAATCCATTTTTCTACTACTTGGACCAAGCTTTAACCATATCAGTGAGCATCATATTAATACAGTGACACTGTAACAGTGTGCATTGTGCAGCACAAGGGGACCAATAAAGTGAAGGGAACTCTTCCTAATCTCTTTCCAGCAGATTGCATATTAGAGGCATTATCAGTTAGAAAATGAACATTTACAGGACCAACAACCCATACAAATAATCTGAACAGATATTCATCTGTTTTAGAACTATCGGTGGCATCAACTGACTTGAGGAAAACCATACCCTGTGTACATTTCACCAAGAAATTGATGAGTGATCCTAAGACTACCCTCAAAACCAATGGAGGCAACTGAAAGACTAAAGTTACAGAGCACCTAAGACTATAAATTACCACAAATATGAACCAAAACTAATACTAAATCTGAAAGAGAAAAATGTAGAGCGGCTATGTGGTACAATTGATACCAATTTTAACTAATGTTATGGGCAGTTCAGGGTAACTTAATTCCTTCAAAAAACTGAACCTAGTTCAGAGCAACTAAATTCCTTCAAAATTGAACTGAGATCATTAGACAAAGGCATCACCTTTTTGCTGCAAACAGGAGCTCCTAGAACTGTAGACCTCTTTTTTTTCCGTCagaaacatttttttcttcAGAAACTTGCAGCTCCTTTAGTAACATCAAACCTTttatcttatttttcaataaaaaaaacttaTCTCCTACAGTCAGTATCTGAGGCAACGaaggtcaaaaaaaaaacacgagAGCTCTGTCTCTAGCATAGTTGCATTAAAATCAATTCTTCAGATTCTGAAGTTTTAATGATACATGAAGAACATGGGCGCTGAGGTTCATAATCCTTCAATTTAAAAGCCAACAAAGTGAAGAAACTAACCTAAACAGCTGCACATTTTGTCTCCCCTACTATATTCAAGGCCTTGATTTTACGATTCAtgttcaagattttttttttagaaaatgttcaATATCTTGTGATTCAGATCTTGACAATCTACCATTGACGATGACCTTGTCGCGCGGTCGGAGAGCGGCCCCGAAGCCGTGAGCCCACTGGGGCGGTCCTGCTGGGCTACTGGGCTGTAAATTTCCGTCACAGCCCAATTAGACTGTGCAGCAAAACTGCAAACACCTCCGCCCATCTCGCCGTCGTCTCGACGCAAACCGCACCTGCGCCACCGTCGCTTTGCGCCCCCATTTTGCCAtggcctcccccgccgccgcctcccgcgcgcgcCGGCTCTCCGACATCTTCTCCTCGACCACGCCACGCGCCCAACCACCCAAGCCCAAGCCTGCGCCCGCTCCCGCGCTGGCCCCGAaagtggccgccgccgcctcccgcgcgctCCGGCTCTCCGACATCTTCTCCTCGAACACACGACGCGCCCAACCACCCgcacccgcgcctgcgccggctccgaacgtggccgccggcgaggcggaagCGAAACCCAACGCGGGCCGCAGCCACGCGATGCCAATCGGCAGAAT
This window encodes:
- the LOC101768969 gene encoding pentatricopeptide repeat-containing protein At3g13160, mitochondrial; the encoded protein is MAMASPAAASRARRLFSIFSSTTPRAQAPKPALAPAPSPAPAPAAAPDQNAAAGEAEAEAKPNAGHNRRKRLAKILRVIFEERNPDKLVSQFIAASTASPRFRDNHRVYEVAVSRLTSFGRNDAVAALLDSQKPFLKASSEDFAARLVRLYGRASMPSHAAATFLDLPQKHKSVTAFNALLAAYVDSGNFDMLVAAFQKPGLSTALDVIPLMEKCGLTPDGMSFNSLLNGFYNNDRFDDAEKVWEMMKDRNVEPNTKSYNAKLRGLVANGRIEDAVALIEAMQKDGPKPDSVSYNELIRGYCKEGRLGEAKKVYDDLVKNECAPNKGTFETLVPHFVEAGELDLALDCCHEIFSRKCRVKCSLLQGVVTALVAASRVEEATRIVKLGWKNNYPPRGLKMPELIEKDKAVEAETDCDNFLPYEEGSEEELESKTA